aaaaacgGATGAGTATGAAAGATTTAAAGATTtcattaaagaaaataaatttctttttattaaaaataaactttGGAAAAGTAACAATGTATTTTCTCTTAGAAATAGTATAcctttaaatttgtttatatgtGAGCTACCaaagttatataaaataaaatatccaAATTTAATGAGTCTTAGTGGAATTCAATCAAAATTAAAGCATTCTAAATtggttaatattttaaataagatTCGAAATAGCtttaataacaataaaaaatatatgaaaagcCATAACAAtgagaataaaataaataatgataattttaaagaaGATAGAAATATGCAATTAACTggattattaaaaatgtctTATGTTAATACATTAAACATGATTGATATATCAATTTGTGACGAGTCTAATATATCTAACTTCATAGAAATCGAAAAATTAAGTCCTAtgaaaaattcaaatatttcatgtaataaaaaaatggttaGCAATGAAATCCTAAATAAACCATTAGAATGCAAATgctttgaaaaaatatatttaccaAATATTAACTATgctttaataaaaaaggatgagtgcatttatattaaaaattcggttcaatataaaaagacaAAGGATAAAAACGTGATTCATAAGgatattaaagaaaatattattaatttgttgAATATTCCAATAAAAGCAATAGAACAAAATACAGTTGAACGAACAGAATCTGTTCCTAAAATCgtgagaaaaaaaacactgAAATCGTGTAATCCAATTAGtaacaaaatgaatattaaaTCGGTTAAAGATggattaaaaatatcacAAACTACAGAGAAAAAGTCGAGTGTAAAATTTTCGTCGACCGCAACAATAACTCGAAAGTATTCCAAATTTAATgcagaaaaaaagaaaggcATAACCACAACAGTTGCTAccaatattaataaaagaataatGACCAAATCAACAATCGATGACaagaaacaaataaagTTTTCATTGAAGGACAGCAAAAACGTTGTAAACATTAACACCAGCTTAAAAAGAAAGTGTCCTATGacactaaaaaataaaactaatAACACAAATAAAGCTCACAATAAAGAGAATTCTACCATTAAatcttcaaaaaaaaaagtagaaAATAAGGGCAATAAAATAAGCGAaccaaatttatttaaagacataaaaaatttaatatattttttagatgATATCGGGTGTTTCGatgtaaattttattattgataAAAGGACATTTGAAGAGGATTATATTCCAAAAcccttttttaaaatggcacgtatgtatttatacataaaagtaaaaaaaaaaatatacgaagattttttgtttaataaaGACGATTTGAttgaatatgcatatactcacaatattttaaattataaagaatatataaatgcagaaaataataatgcagAATCTTTTAAATCTTGCACcgatttaatttgtttatatctGTTCGAAAACTTTTCTTCCATATTAGACAACTTATTggtatttaataataataaattttttgaatggTATACTAAAGTTAATGAAGAATGCAATAACGGTAATGATAAAGTAAATGATAACCATTTAGACTATCAAAATAGGTTTACTAATGCAGAAATGAAAAACGAAAATAGTTTATGTATAGATAATATGAGTGTAAATCCtttagatatatattatggcAATGTAGATAAATTGGATggaaataatgatataaagaGTACTGATTGTtcagaaataaataagataCCAAATGAtcaagtaaaaaataagaaaaaattacacAAGAAAAGTTGTTCCTTTAATAATAAGGACAAAgaagttttaaaaaacctttttttctataattattttcaagatgataaaaaaaatgaagataaCAATGATAACCTTCGTAGAACATTAACCGTTGCAAATTTCAAACAGAAGGAAtcaaaactaaaaaaatttaatacaaTGCATAGAGTtctacaaaataataaaacaatagaggaaataaataagaagAACCAACTTCACAAAGGTAAAACGGAATTAGATATTGGGAAAATGCTCtctataaataaacaaaatgaaacgAATGGTAGTGACTAtagtaatattatattaattcgTATGTATAAAAGCGATACTGTTTTATCACATATTAAATACATTGAGAAAGCATTTTTagaatgtaaaaaatttaatgaaaaatttttacttttttcaaaaaatctTGTTAAActgaattttataaaaattgatgGTAAAGTAGAGCAATTAACAAGTTTGGTTTTAACGATGTCTGAAAATCATTTTCAGCTACGAGAAAAATTTTACAAGAGCCGTAAAGAGGTAGAAGacaatgataaaaaaatagagcgtaaatcaaatgaaaatatgataaaaatagatgGTGAAGAAAACTTTAATTCATCAGTAAATCAAAATTTAGAAATGTTTTTACAATGCCAAATATATAGTGGAAATAAATCAAGCAGATGGATAATAGGCTTGTTAAATGATGTAGGCATATCTATATGTTTTGAACATTATCAATTATTTcgtaaacattttttatttcagaATTTGAATGCAATTTATGCTATTGATAACTTACCTATGCATATTAAATGGAGTTCGCTGAAGAACAAttgtaatataaaaaaattgaaaaatgtaaaaaattttgaagtTGCTATAAATAGCATatctaatttatataataattttttaaagctaGCTCATAGAAATGCTGTAAAGAAACTATTAAAACATGATACAagcaaaatattatataaacacaAAGATAAATGGGtcacgaaaaaaaaaacagcaAAATTTGATACCAACTCAAATGTAACCACAGAAGAAAACTGTATAAATCGTCGAACAAATATTTGCAATGATtctgaatataataatgttgatgatgataaacaaaatatggcattttcttatatatacaaaataaataaaaatgatataaaaaacttcaatgaaatttataaaattattaaaaataaatatcttAATTTCATCcctaaaaattatgataaaaatgatttattttgtcaTGTTATCAAACATGTATTTATGAATTGTAATGAACTTAAGATATTACCCTGTCTTAAAAAAAGGGATAGCATATATTCACTTTATTGGGACAATATGTATGActgtattaatatatatccattctgcaaatatttaaatccGCTAACATTTTTCATGTTAGATTTAGGTCTAACTATTTTATTGCCATATTTTGAAATCGacaatattattcatttgcATAAAATGGTCAACGaagataatgataataataataataataataataggaGTGAGCATAAAAGCAATTCAACTGAAATAATTGATAAAGAATTTGatattataattgttaATGATGAAagagtgaaaaaaaatatagaagaCAACACTAATTTACTTTtagatattaaaaaagatcAACCATATAATTCTAAAAGcactataaataatgattcaaatcaaaataaaaactatGGCAAAGTTTGCAACTTAACACCTGTACTTTTAAGAAATTCAATAAGAAAAACATTTTTGGCATTtacacattttataaaagaatgcttagacaaaaaaaatctatctacaattttgtatttatttgattatattttttctgattttaaacaaaataatgaaatgaTTGGATTAGTAAAATGCGTAACAAATATACCACTACTCGTTATCCTATATTGCGACATATTGGAGTTGAAAggaaatatacataaatatgtggATTGTGAAGACGAAGAggaaagtatatataatgaaataaaagaaagtgacataaaaagtaatgaaacaaaaaattatgaaatagTTAGTGATATAGTAAATAGCGATTTGGAGAAATTTAATGGAATGAGCAATAAAGATGATGATACTAAAAGTATTGATTACAATACCAACACATTTCattctttttcatataacaataaaaattttagtGATACAAAAATTACATGTGTAAATAgctttattaaaattaaaaataacgaTTTTAATTcggatttattttataattttgattgcgtcaattttattaaatacgATGAAAACAgtcaaatatattattctaaATATTCTTACTTATTTAATTTGAATGAAATAACTTTTATAAATGCCGGTTTGTATTCAGTATATAGTCTTTCTTTATTAATAGATGCAAATATCATTGTTAAATTGAGCTTTGAAAATTTAACTAACATATTGTATGGAAATCTTTACCcccatatatttcattattgtgactcttttaatatgaatgaagataataaaaGCGAACAATTGAATGATAAAGGCAAAGAAAAAGATTGCCCTTTGGGTCTCATGTATAATGCGATAAAAATTCCATATGATTTCAAAATAATCGTTTACAACAAATCATTGTTACATATGATTGTTGAACTATATAATGAAAGCGAAGgaacaaattttttaaataaattaaaagagtTTCGATTATTAATAACCCTTGATAGTAACAAATCTGATGAATtagacaaaaaatatatgtatgttcataatatatgcgatataaaaaacataataggaaataaatttaaagatgataatatcgaagaaatattatttttattgggATATAGGAAAATATGTAATGCCGAATTACTAAGTAATACAATAATTGGggaatatttaataaatgattatGAAGATCTTATgttatcattatataaaaatgttaaatatttaaaatgggGCATATTAAATAGCAATGATTTAAATACTCTTTTAAAtcgatttttattaaatattaaatttaatagtaataatattttgtatttgaAAAGTTTGCCAATCttttattctttaaatcattcaacatttttaaatatattagataaaaataaaaattatattgtaATAAATTCAAAGAATATAGACTTGTTTTCTCTTATAGTATCTGAAATTATAGAATACTATGATATTAATACTAACAACAAATCATATACAATAtctaataaaattgatactataaatatttgtgaTTATAATGAGGATAATATAAGGGTTAATTATAATCAAgttaataacaataatgataaaataaatagttGCACAGTAAACATTAATAAGAGAGATaacaatgaaaattttatcattatagaCAATAGTAATGAGAAAGGCAATATTCCCAATATAACGAAATTCgacgaaaataaaaaggacGAAGAGTTTTTACAACCAGATTTACAATTAACTAATGGTGTTGTTTCAGATTATGGTGATACTTATGATGATGATGCTGATTCGTATAAAATGTgtaatcatataaataatgtagaTAATACAATAGatacaaataatgaaaatatgacatataaaattaagtatatattcttacaccattttgaaattaatataagCTTTTggaaacatataaatatagaatgCTGGAATttctataatattattaaacaatttttttatggtgTTTTAGTAAATAGCactaatgaaaaattatttcagaatattatactttacatatataaagaatacGAAGAGGTTGTTGAAAAGAAATATGGAGAGacaaataataagaataattattttaacaatatttataataccaaaaatataattaattctGAATCTTcttatgaatattattttaaggACATTTTTTGTGAACTAAGAGAATTACGCTTAAAATTCAAAAACAATTTCCAAATTTCACAACtctataataaaaatgatgatatattcaaagaatttataaatgaCAATAGGCTATTTAAATTTGTGcaattatcaaattttaaatatgagCAAGTATTCTTAGAAAGTATGCACTTTCATGTAATGCCTAATATAACAGAGTTAAATGACATTTTATCAATTgtaatttatgttttaaataataacaataatttgTTAGATTCATTCGATATAAAAACTATTCTTAATAGTGTTCATACCGATTGTAGTAAATACAACACCAATTTCAATGAAACCCatttagataaaaaaattgattcTATACTGAAATAcactaataataattttcaaattttaatcaaaaataataacgataactttgtttatttattaaaatcgttaatacataaattaatggattcaaataaattttcagaacaaataaaaagttacacaaatttgtataatttttatagacaaaataataactcaaatattcaaaattttattgaGAAGGaaacaacaaaaataaataatgacaTATCAAATTACTATGACAATAATAATCACCTTGACAATTATAAGGGGGATGAATATACTGTGCAAGGAAATCATGAAGCTGATACtggtaataataatgatgataataatcTTTATTCAGGGAATGACATtaattgtaataataattcgaATGAATGcggtgaaaaaaatgacgGCACACTTGCTCTCAATAAACAGGACACAGGGaattataaacataataaaagaaaaacaatatGATTATATGGGTCATATAAGATATTTATCTTGTtaatttaaacaaaattgaTCAATATcctttgatatttttataaatccCCTAATTTACTATTAAACTTATGAAAACATTTATTaggagaaaataaaaatacgcattttttatttttttacaaaggCTATACATAATTTGGGGCAGCGGTATAAATTTGATATTTAACTGAAAACGTGggttgtaaaaaaaaataatagcaatattaatacatgcattaatatgttcatatatttttccatcctattttttatttatacatattatttttccctTTATTCGGTATTACATATGTTGCATATGTTTCATTTGTGAACTCTaggattttttttatttcacaCAGAACACTAATGGTGCAGTTGTAAACTTTTATgcaaaaattatatcactgtatttttttttgtggtaatttttatatgaagaaattatatatatgatattttatttttttgtgtatacaaattaaaatttgtttattttgtattattcctttttttatagcattatttttttggttcaattaaaataatatataattttttttaaacaaaatacGCATAAACATGTGAAAATTATACACAATAGACACATACTATTTTAGATTTAtcgcatatatatttttaatcaaCCTGttgaaattaaattaaaataaataaacattttttaatacccctaaaaaacaaaaatttcaaaaaaaataatgttaatGATGCATTTTTCAaagttataatatatgtgcatttttttgtatataaaatgggGAACGCTGCAACTAACagtgttataaaaaataagaaccctgatactaaaaaatataatattttaattttaggCCTTAATGGGTCAGGGAAAAcaacattattatatcataaCATTATACCAGGttagtaaaataatttagaaaGCATGTCTAAagtatttgaaaaaattatatatatgcttagTTGAACATGCATATGCTTTagatcaaaatatatattaaaaaatataaacatgtgtgtgcattttttttttataaaagaatgGTCAAATATAACTTCATGCATGGAACCAACAATATCATATCACTATGAAGAAATTAAATTGATGAATGGAAGAATTGGCTTTTGGGACATTTCAGGAAACACTATAGTTAGTTTCTATTGAtgtttatttgtttattgatttattctatcttttatttttaagctGTTTTGtttcaactttttttacttCACTTTTTGTAGATGAGAAATATATGGCAACTAATTTATCGGAACATAATGGTAAATGCAGTTTTATACGTTATTAACATAATGGACATATCCGATGAAGCAGTAACAGAAAACAATTCACTCATAAGtctattattaaatgatgAATGTTTGCAAACATCGTGCATAGTTTTAGTATTTAATACTTTTAACGAAGTGAATAAAATAGATGAAACTactaaaaatgaattactaattaaatataaaattaaggATTTGATTGATAATTATGGAAATAGAattcatcatatttttttagattGCAAAAGTTGCAAATTGGACAAAAACTGGATGAATTTAATACAACAAatttcttattatttttaaaaaataaaataaaaccaGTATTACTAACTAAATTGCAAATTCATTTTAGATATAGATTGTAATAATCTTTTAACTGcattatgaaataataaacgaATTAAGCATAGCATGCtcgtttttcatttaatgaCAAGCCAAGTAACTATATGTGTGTGCGGAAAATTGGGACaatgaaaaatacaataagGTATGATAACACCTTTAAATGagatgaatatttttaatgcaaacttaaaaatatcCATGGAAATGtggataaaaaattatatgaataaatttttttatgcaaaCTGAAggttatataattcattaaATTAAAGAAGCTCGTCTGTAATTTTTAGGGCTTTAAATTAAAGGGTATATATtaaggaaaaatataaaatgaatgtatgttttttgtgtatatttttaatttttatatgatattttgaatatttatatgataaatcttttataaaaattaacattttccaaaaaaaatgtatatacatgctttatatatgtgcatgAATATGTTAAAAGTATAACGCATGAGTATGccttttttgtaatttttttttgtatgtaTCATTAATCATGCgctataaataaaacggaaaattatatttgaaagctttctttttatgaaataattttaaacatatatatgtacatatttacTTAGCATTAAtgtgataatataaataattttgcattttttataataatttgaaaacTTTTAtctaattatttttatgctaATCTTAAtttcttcctttttttcCGTGAAAAGTAACAGAAAAAAAGGgtgtgtaaaaaaaattataaaattataaattttttcatatacatCCCTAAACTGAataagtataaataattcataattaataaagttactaaaaaactatatattatatatgcggATAGAAAAAACGTtcgatataataaattctaTTATCGAtagagaaaaataattaaaaatatttaaaattttcaatcatattataaatttatgttttattgaGATAACGGTGCAGCTAGTTTTCCAATAAAtgaaagatataaaaaactatAGAAAAAGAACAATGAagaatcaaaaaatatagggaaaataaaagagaagataaaatttgaatatgAAACGGCgtaaagaaaaatgaaaaacatataaattcaaaaaaatgagcataattaaaaatgttaataataatgacaataaaaatgtgcaATATAATGATAACAAAGATATAACTAGTAGAGTCAATGATTCAGAATTTATCgataatcaaataaaatgtaaagccccaaaggaaaataaaacaaaagaagaaatggggaaaataataacaagaaaagaaataaaaataaataataataccaATAATTCATTATCAATTGATAATAGTAgttatgaacaaaatagtgataaaattcaaaatgaaGAGAAGGAATTGATTCAAGTCGATACTAGTTTATTAAAGGCGATTAAACAAGAAAGTGAAAacatatatgataaaagtCTTTTACTAAACAATagtgaaaataaagaaaatagaaaatttgaaaaaaatagtatatatgataGGAACTATTTAAATCATGAATATGAaagtatgtatataaaatcgAACAAAAGTGAAATGcgtttgaaaaaaaataaaacaaatattcatattgaATCGCGCCAAAAAGATATCACAGATTCAATAAGCATAAGCAATGATGAAATTAATAACAAACTTAATAATTGTGCGATTAATCGTTCTTCGACATATAGTAATGATTCTCGATCTTATCCTTTACATAGTAATGTAGCTCACAAAAGCCGATCTAATAACAAAGATAAAGACggatattattattttggaGAATACGGCCAAAAGAAAACAAGCTTAAAGAAAGATTATTCTGATTACAGCGACAGTGATGAATCTTATGTAAGTGATTTTAGCAATACTGAAttagaagaaaaagaaaattgttgttgttttattagaaaaaggagaaaaaaaattaataataatgagaTAGATAATTTGAATGGTATAGTAAAAAGTGATACTGATGGAAAAATGAACAAATACACACGGAAtgaagtaaaaaatatggattggcttatatatacaattcgATATATGGATTATAGACGATTAAGAAGACGATTTAATGGAATAAGAAAACCAATATCAAAAAAGATTGTTTTTATGATAACactattttgtttaatacTAATTTCGTgggaatattttaaaatatctcttgaaaataataaattaagtaTAAGTTTTGAAATTCAaacatcatttttattttttgtcgAAGCCGCATTGGCTATTATTGGTGTAATAATGTTTGCAAAGTTTCAAACGCGCTTAAGTTTACATTGGCCTATATATGcatcttatatatttataatatgtgcatctatattattaatattttataaaaataataatgaagaaattgaaaattCCAAGGGTGAACACATTTTAATGATATACGGAATAGTGCAATTATctctaataataatagtaaaaataataatatatattggtCCGATTTTAGCACTTTATGGATTTTTTTGTCCTTGTACCGAACATTGCaggatattaaaaaaaaaagtatcaacaaataaattaaatataactaTAAGTCGATATAATGATCTTGCAGGAATGTGTGGAAACGATTTCTGTTGCTTATGCTTATGTGCATATCGATCTTTTTATCGTCTTATAAACTGTTTTTACGAAAAGTTTTCAAATTTACGTTTAAAAATGCGACCAaatcatataaatgaaGCACCATTTAGTCATCAATTAAGATATAAAGGAAGAACCGATATTTATGGAAAACCTCATGGATATGGAGAATGGATAGAAGATCATTCATTTGGTGAAAAGCTAAGAGGTTTTTGGTTTCATGGGTATCCAGTTGGCCCATTTATTTCACAAGAAGTTGGCACTGGATCATTATTTGTAAACACAAGAGTTGGATTTGCGGCATGTATAGGTAAAGATTGGTCTGATGTTAGATATGGTGTATCGTGCACAGAATGTTCTATTAGTgggcatttttttaatgattttCCTTTAACGCACTTTTTTAATCCGAAAATTgctaaaaatgaaaatggaaGATTGCCAAATAATAGATATGATATTATAATCaaagatatattaaaagatacatatgaagatatattaacatACGATTTAAAATGGTGTTTTAACATGTTAAAAGTAAATAGTAGTACACCCactgaaaattttttaagtaattGTATGGTTTCATTAGATCATGTTACCATGAGTTTAAAAGTTCATAACTATTACAGAACTACTCctataaaaagaaaagatgGTATATTAGATGAAGTAGTGATTAGATTAGTCAATACTcctaaaaaggaaaaaaaaagatggggaaaaaagaaaaaaaatgacggaaaaaaaaaatttagtgataatattatcacaggtgatataaatttaaaaaataaaaaaaataataaatgtttagatattgataataaaaacatatataataatataaaaacaataaataataccCAATTAGATACTaccaataataatgatagtgaaagtaatttatttcaaaataatttgctTTCTCATTCACATTATACTAATAGTATTTCTgatgaattattaaatacggaaacaaataatatatatccgTACAAAATGAGCAAAAAAATCGAGGATATTGAAGTTCACAAATCTGCTTATATCAGTGAATGCAGTAAAGATGACGACGATATCAATTTGATTAATGAGAACAAAAATAGTCCTTCCCAACAAACCAAACAAAATAACAACGATTATTGTATCGATTTTCATCAAACTGAGAAGAAAAGAAAGTCTAATAACGGCATGGTCATTAACGAGGATGCATATACTAGTAATTTAAAACATACATTTAGAAAGAAATCTATTATAGGAGCTAAGAGGCATATCGACTCTGAAATGGAAAGCGAGACATACGAAGAGAGCATTAGGGAACATAATTTAGTTGGGAACCAAATTAtggatgataaaaatattagcaTCAATATTagtaatgataataaaattaaaagtagCGAGCATATTGGAATCAATACAAACGCCAAATCTGGAATAAGTAAAAACATGAATGGCCCTGCCATATTTCCATCATCTGCCGAGTCTAGATTAACTACGAATTTAAATAGTAAGAATGAAGAATCAATGGGTTTCTATAATagtgaagaaaatgatagcaaatctaaatataataaaagtatattaattttaaaagatagaaaaaataatcaaaatatatcattaaaaaaagcacattttaaaaataagaaaggTACACAAATTGGAggttttataaaaagttatCGAACAAATGGATTGTTAAATGGATCATCAAATAGTAAAAACGACGTAACTCCGAAACAACCACCCAAAAgtgaaaatacaaaaatatttaattcattggttaaaaaaatgaaaaatttaaatgattcAATAGCCAGCTTTAATGGTGCAAATTTAACAGGATTTAATTCGCAAAGGAATAAAACAATTGCACAAGTATTTGCTGAAGAAGACGAATGGGAAAATTATAGACATCACCATAAAGAGGAAATTGTAGTTGACGGATG
This genomic interval from Plasmodium chabaudi chabaudi strain AS genome assembly, chromosome: 11 contains the following:
- a CDS encoding ADP-ribosylation factor, putative, encoding MGNAATNSVIKNKNPDTKKYNILILGLNGSGKTTLLYHNIIPEWSNITSCMEPTISYHYEEIKLMNGRIGFWDISGNTIMRNIWQLIYRNIMVNAVLYVINIMDISDEAVTENNSLISLLLNDECLQTSCIVLVFNTFNEVNKIDETTKNELLIKYKIKDLIDNYGNRIHHIFLDCKSCKLDKNWMNLIQQISYYF